In Nicotiana tabacum cultivar K326 chromosome 19, ASM71507v2, whole genome shotgun sequence, one DNA window encodes the following:
- the LOC107807872 gene encoding uncharacterized protein LOC107807872 encodes MSSVQRRQQPIDVSKENGGARVQQQQDVMQSRGGKMSSRLDTPTVTGAARIVPSRYRQTPQSLLRSSSTSNPGFASVSAAAKLLQEAISTPVNPCSVSSGDGAVVHKKLSKVSTGNDADGCAAAAESNSCPNSPVCTQRKQQQIKFSKEHGSTRVHQQQLADVLQSKSSKTSSRLDTPTVTGAARIIPSRYKTPQSLHRHCPTNNSGGTLVSAADKLLREATATPVNPCTVSQDDGALVSRKLSKVSTCHDVDSGAAATTKGSSCPSSPVCTQTTKGSSCPSSPVCTQSNKTRTLSTVRSSMPEVDRCLTERNRDNNSRTFDDCSSYKPASSSCARSLHLPTAGNENSSSWLSLKPNDMFASIPSRSSFKMGSLCLPPHPTSNKLGPDARKGRKGFCDQEDVHSFKLLYNRYLQWRFANARAEASMHSQRQDNEGRLYSFAHQLSGLREAVHRKRAELGYLKRIKTLSTILEAQLPCLEEWANLEEDYSTSLSGTTGALRNCSLRLPISAEVQVNTRELGEALNSSTKVMEMISLQIQNFMQKAEETESLISELARVSGVERALVEECGDLLLKTYISQVTEWSLRGQMIQMHRNNLHQVQKE; translated from the coding sequence ATGTCCTCTGTTCAGAGAAGGCAGCAACCTATAGATGTTTCAAAGGAAAATGGAGGCGCCAGAGTACAGCAACAACAAGATGTTATGCAGTCAAGAGGTGGTAAGATGTCCTCGAGGCTCGACACCCCTACAGTGACAGGTGCTGCTAGGATTGTCCCATCTAGATATAGGCAAACTCCTCAGTCCTTACTCCGTTCTAGTTCAACGAGTAATCCTGGATTTGCATCGGTCAGTGCTGCTGCTAAACTGTTACAGGAGGCTATTTCTACTCCTGTAAATCCTTGTTCAGTGTCAAGTGGTGATGGAGCAGTTGTGCATAAAAAGCTCTCCAAAGTTTCAACAGGCAATGATGCTGATGGCTGTGCTGCTGCTGCTGAGAGCAATTCATGCCCGAATTCTCCGGTCTGCACTCAGAGAAAGCAGCAGCAAATTAAATTTTCTAAGGAACATGGCAGCACTAGAGTACATCAACAGCAACTTGCAGATGTTTTGCAATCAAAAAGTAGCAAAACCTCCTCAAGACTTGACACACCTACAGTGACTGGTGCTGCTAGGATTATCCCGTCTAGATATAAGACTCCTCAGTCTTTACACCGTCACTGTCCAACCAATAATTCTGGAGGAACATTGGTCAGTGCCGCTGATAAACTATTGCGGGAGGCTACTGCTACACCTGTGAATCCGTGTACAGTATCTCAGGATGATGGAGCATTAGTCTCCAGAAAGCTTTCAAAAGTTTCGACTTGTCATGATGTCGATTCTggtgctgctgctactactaagGGAAGTTCATGCCCGAGTTCTCCAGTTTGCACTCAGACTACTAAGGGAAGTTCATGTCCGAGTTCTCCAGTTTGCACCCAGAGCAATAAGACGCGGACATTATCAACGGTGAGGTCTTCTATGCCCGAGGTTGATAGATGTCTTACTGAGAGAAATAGAGACAATAATAGCAGAACATTTGATGATTGCAGTTCTTATAAACCTGCATCTTCTAGTTGCGCTCGTTCACTGCATTTGCCAACTGCTGGCAACGAAAATTCCTCCTCTTGGCTGTCTCTCAAACCAAATGACATGTTTGCTTCCATCCCTTCTAGATCTTCTTTCAAAATGGGGAGCCTTTGCTTGCCTCCACATCCAACATCCAATAAACTGGGACCAGATGCAAGGAAAGGAAGGAAGGGTTTCTGTGATCAAGAAGATGTGCATTCCTTCAAGTTGCTCTATAATCGTTACCTTCAATGGCGATTTGCGAATGCCAGAGCAGAGGCCTCTATGCATTCTCAAAGACAGGACAATGAGGGAAGACTTTATTCTTTTGCACACCAGTTATCTGGTTTACGTGAAGCTGTTCACCGGAAACGCGCTGAACTTGGTTATTTGAAAAGGATCAAAACTTTATCCACTATTCTTGAAGCACAATTACCATGTCTTGAGGAATGGGCTAACCTGGAAGAGGATTACTCAACTTCTCTTTCAGGTACAACTGGTGCCTTGCGCAATTGCTCTCTAAGACTTCCTATCAGCGCGGAAGTTCAGGTTAATACAAGAGAGTTAGGAGAGGCTCTTAATTCATCTACAAAGGTGATGGAAATGATCAGTTTGCAGATTCAGAACTTTATGCAAAAGGCAGAAGAAACAGAAAGTTTAATATCTGAACTAGCTAGAGTGAGTGGTGTAGAGAGAGCTCTTGTTGAGGAATGTGGGGATTTATTGTTGAAGACATATATCTCACAGGTGACAGAATGGAGTTTAAGGGGACAGATGATTCAAATGCATAGAAACAACCTTCATCAAGTTCAGAAAGAGTGA